One window from the genome of Salvelinus fontinalis isolate EN_2023a chromosome 3, ASM2944872v1, whole genome shotgun sequence encodes:
- the LOC129841574 gene encoding evC complex member EVC encodes MSDHDTIRHPDCSNDVLVHFAESLHIFTGLLTVATVCGFFSGIIAAAVLYVFCLKPMLLTRQGYDAKRLFEGDDQDRENNHSDCVSNSKKGVQSATTIEKEKKQPPVNSDVAAFASRAKVVYPINQKYRPLADGASNPSLHEHSKLPVLPNGESSSGCSGDSLSQDQDNDDSSQFISSSLVPKSLQNESFTRVALYPHTLSQTGFEGRISLYCLALQDVQIHCSQVLEEKCVLFLQILRIILSGRFPKDKKDSAFFTNVLLLQEKELGLLKKELSASLFSCERNKDLSSDPCTLEEIERTQKDLLEHALQMTKGFSKQVEAFCQSILGRSSVLPRDEAQDVIHTLIQCLLLVENQLTETQAADMKRTQEKLLWWEELRGVLQAKPALLRQEVSLRQDLVARGLEQLTSDGHLTFATMEKTLAELQTALAEGLQHCSEECRIKTKEIVYEKCKKIDSKKNKLLRTHAKERSRVLDSAQTHSDLQEFVKVYQELLLKQRKQSSDLELQQDGRVAEAVCDLWRRHHATWSKKLGELAKDIFLSALHAQPQLSTNQGQRLWLDLDGDLVALLQQAESNTKRQLEGVHAQLEQDGQVWCEEAALVLACLRHLGEQQLKILRGMVVRQSYVLNSHVGMLIEKKQHLLLVAVQRHFVARHFCLRVLKEMRLSKLKVLSQSDFRALLALEDHTQTTVRPTLPKARHQESSASVAERHLGLETLLIGHSFQQEFLSELETGAELLQANAQQLVGHALSQSLWQQMDQAPPTRPQPDNGRKSQLTEVASESVYVTRDSLSAMVTSYYSQIQDITKGLQQQHPNKAREECERRESSSQMNKAMLKELANWGRKPMSTEFHQRVELQKKRMLEQYDLEQEVACETLRRRKLAQEQTMERIKGQLQEAEEAFIAKLSALARIPLPGKELNTDDDIIGDEGSPTLNPTLWKRRERREHETLLTNPTLLFS; translated from the exons ATGAGCGACCACGATACGATTAGGCATCCTGATTGCTCAAATGATGTCTTGGTTCACTTTGCAGAATCTCTGCACATATTTACAGGATTATTGACAGTGGCCACTGTATGTGGTTTTTTTTCTGGAATCATAGCTGCAGCCGTTCTGTATGTGTTTTGCCTGAAGCCTATGCTTCTAACTCGACAA GGCTATGATGCCAAAAGACTGTTTGAGGGAGACGACCAGGATAGGGAGAACAACCACAGTGACTGTGTCAGTAACAGCAAGAAGGGTGTCCAAAGTGCCACTACCATTGAAAAA GAAAAGAAGCAGCCACCCGTGAACAGCGATGTGGCTGCTTTTGCATCACGGGCAAAGGTGGTGTACCCCATCAACCAGAAATACAGA CCCTTAGCGGATGGAGCCTCCAACCCCTCACTGCACGAGCACTCCAAgctgcctgtcctccccaatggAGAGTCCTCGTCGGGCTGTAGCGGGGATTCACTGAGCCAGGACCAGGACAACGACGACAGCAGCCAGTTCATCTCCTCCTCACTGGTCCCGAAGAGTCTGCAGAACGAGAGCTTCACCAGGGTGGCCCTCTACCCCCACACGCTCTCTCAAACAGG TTTTGAGGGCAGGATCAGCCTGTATTGTCTGGCTCTGCAGGATGTGCAGATACACTGTTCACAGGTCCTGGAAGAGAAATGTGTG CTCTTTCTCCAAATTCTCAGAATTATACTCAGCGGTCGTTTTCCCAAGGATAAAAAGGATTCAGCTTTTTTCACCAATGTACTTCTCCTGCAAGAAAAG GAACTGGGTTTATTAAAGAAAGAACTGTCAGCCAGCCTGTTTTCCTGTGAGAGAAACAAAGATCTAAGTTCAGATCCTTGTACCCTGGAGGAGATTGAAAGAACTCAGAAAGATCTACTGGAGCACGCGCTTCAAATG ACCAAGGGCTTTAGCAAGCAGGTGGAGGCCTTCTGCCAAAGCATCCTGGGCAGGTCCAGTGTTCTCCCCAGAGATGAGGCCCAGGATGTCATCCACACCCTTATCCAATGTCTCCTATTGGTGGAAAACCAGCTAACTGAGACTCAGGCGGCAGACATGAAG AGGACCCAGGAGAAGCTGCTGTGGTGGGAGGAGCTGAGGGGTGTGCTGCAGGCCAAGCCGGCCCTGCTACGGCAGGAGGTGTCCCTCAGACAGGACCTGGTGGCCCGAGGCCTGGAGCAGCTGACCAGTGACGGCCACCTGACCTTCGCCACCATGGAGAAGACCCTGGCCGAGCTGCAGACTGCCCTGGCCGAGGGGCTGCAGCACTGCAGCGAAG AATGCAGGATAAAGACCAAGGAGATTGTGTATGAAAAGTGCAAGAAGATCGACTCCAAGAAAAATAAACTCCTGAGGACTCACGCAAAGGAGAGAAGCCGTGTCCTGGATTCTGCACAGACGCACAGCGACCTACAGGAATTTGTGAAG GTGTATCAGGAGCTGCTTCTGAAGCAGAGGAAGCAGAGCAGTGACTTGGAGCTGCAGCAGGATGGGAGAGTGGCAGAGGCAGTGTGTGATCTTTGGAGG AGGCATCATGCCACCTGGTCCAAGAAGCTTGGAGAGCTGGCCAAAGACATCTTCCTATCTGCTCTCCATGCTCAGCCCCAGTTGTCCACAAACCAAGGCCAGAGGCTATGGCTGGATCTAGATGGTGACCTGGTTGCACTGCTGCAGCAGGCAGAGTCCAATACCAAACGGCAACTGGAGGGTGTACATGCTCAATTGGAGCAAGATGGACAG GTATGGTGTGAGGAAGCAGCCCTGGTGCTGGCCTGCCTCAGACACCTAGGTGAACAGCAGCTGAAGATCCTTAGAGGCATGGTGGTCAGACAGAGCTACGTGCTTAACAG CCATGTGGGGATGTTGATTGAGAAGAAACAGCACCTCCTGCTGGTGGCGGTGCAGAGGCACTTTGTGGCCAGACACTTCTGTCTGAGGGTCTTGAAGGAGATGAGGTTGTCCAAGCTCAAGGTGCTGTCTCAGAGTGACTTCAGGGCCCTGCTGGCTCTAGAGGACCACACCCAGACCACAGTCAGACCAACGCTCCCCAAAGCCCGGCATCAG GAATCCAGTGCCAGTGTTGCCGAGAGGCACCTGGGCCTGGAGACACTGCTGATTGGCCACAGCTTCCAGCAGGAGTTCCTGTCGGAGCTAGAGACGGGAGCGGAGCTCCTGCAGGCCAACGCCCAGCAGCTGGTGGGCCACGCCCTCAGCCAGAGCCTCTGGCAGCAGATGGACCAGGCCCCTCCCACTAGGCCCCAGCCTGACAACGGCAGGAAG AGCCAGTTGACGGAGGTAGCGTCAGAGAGTGTCTACGTGACCCGGGATTCCCTCAGTGCTATGGTCACCAGCTACTACTCTCAGATCCAGGACATCACCAAGGGCCTTCAGCAGCAACACCCTAACAAGGCCAGAG AGGAGTGTGAACGACGAGAGAGCAGCTCTCAGATGAACAAGGCCATGCTAAAGGAGCTGGCCAACTGGGGGAGGAAGCCCATGTCCACCGAGTTTCATCAGAG GGTTGAACTGCAGAAGAAGAGGATGTTGGAACAGTATGACTTGGAGCAGGAGGTTGCATGTGAAACTCTGAGGAGAAGGAAGTTAGCCCAGGAACAAACCATGGAGCGAATCAAAGGACAGTTACAG GAGGCAGAAGAGGCCTTCATAGCTAAACTATCTGCCTTAGCTCGGATCCCATTACCCGGCAAAGAGCTCAACACTGACGATGACATCATAG GGGATGAGGGGAGTCCAACATTGAATCCAACATTGTGGAAGAGGCGAGAGAGGCGGGAGCATGAAACTCTGCTCACCAATCCAACACTTttattttcatga